The Planktothrix agardhii NIES-204 genomic interval CGCTATTTTTGCCCTATTTTTGTTAGTGCAAACCGCCCTCATTCGTCTACAATTTACCCCCACGGATTTAGACGTTTATCGGTCAGGTAAACTGCTGCGTCGATTTCCTTACCAAGACTGGATAAACTGGGAAATTTTCTGGACTCCTGTACCAATTTTATTCTATTTTAGGGAAGTTAAAAGCATTCACTTTTTGCCGATTATTTTTGATGCTAAATTGTTGGAAACCTGTTTAAAACAACATTGTGGAAATTTAAAACAGAATTAACAATTAGGCTTCTTCTGTCACCCTCCGAGATGTCAATCCCTAGAATCTTTATTAGTCAGTCAATACAAGCTATCCTATTACAAAAACTAGGTTGTTGTATTTGTTGTTAGAAAGAAATAGCAGCGATCGCTTCCTATGCAAACGCTCCATAATCCAGAAATGGCAAATAGGCAATCTTGCTAGGGGAAGAAAGTCTGAATCTGATCGGGTTTGACTAACGGAGGAATTTATGATTGGCATTTTTGAGCAATTTTTGATACTCTAGGATTAAAATATCTTTGTCAATCTTAGTCAGGATAATGATTGCTATGAAATCTCAACAGATGATTACCTTTTTTTCTGAAATTGTGACCCAAAAACCCGAACTATTTTCGGCGGAAGTTTTAAATGATTTAACCCGATTAGAAGCGGTTTTGGATAACTCAGAGACAGAATCGAATTCTGATCGAATTGAATCTATATCGGAAGCTATTATTGAGTTTTGTGATGTCAACCCTCAAATTAATTCTAAATTGACAGAAATGGGATCTGAACCTGAATTCAATGCGGCTCAAAACTTGGAAGAAAATCAAATTCAAACCTTAAGTAATTCCGTTAAAAAAGTTTTAGATTTACATTTTTTAAACCGCTCTAATGTTTAAATGTATAGCAGTTATATATAGGGATAATTCATGAATTATCCCTATATATAATTTATTCATGAGGTGCGCTTAAGCGCAACAACGGGCAAAAACATAAAAAATAACGCGAGATTAGCCGATCCCGCGTTACCTGAGTTTAATTGAACAGCTAACCGCTAAAAATTAGACCGCAGCGGCAACTTTTTCGTTAGCACTAACTAAGCGCTCGTAGGTCGCCCGCATTTTCAGACCAACTAACACCTGGAATAATCCGCTACCATTATTGGAACCGGGATACTCTTGGCGTTCGCGGAGGAGGTGGGTCATCTCTCCATAATATTTCGTAGACAGGTTGCTTAAGTGTCCTTCGACGTAGATCATTTCATCGAGGTTATCGAATTGACCATCAACTTCGAGGATAGACACTTCATTTCCGTAGTAATTATCGGGGCCGTAATACATTTTTAGACCCGGATAGGAACAGGTGAGTTTACGTCCGCAAGGTATCCAGTAAATCGTTGATCCTTGATCAAATAAGTAGGAGGGTTCGAGTCCTTCCACACCTTCTTTCTGTACCAAACGCACCCGCAGAACTTTGTGTTCCTTGTCTTCAGCAATCAAGTTAGTGGGTAGAATTTGAACCACCACATCCGCATATTGCTTTTGGGGGTCAATATAGGCTTCAAAATCAGGACGACGAGCATTAATTGCCGCCAAAACATCTTCATAACGATGTCCCCGTTCCGCCATATCGCGCTGAATTTTCCACGAAATTTTAACTTCGTCGCTGATATCCAGATAAACACTAAAATCAAGCAGCGATCGCACTCTTTCGTCATATAACGGGTGCAATCCTTCAATCACAATAATATGATTGGGCTCGATTCGTTCGGGGGGATCTAACTCGCCAGTTTCATGATTATAAATGGGTTTATCAATGGATATACCGTTTTTAAGAGCGTTAACTTGCTGATACATTAAATCGAAATTATTAGCTCTAGGATCAAGAGCAGTAATTCCAGTTTCTTTGCGTTGCTTACGATCTAAACAATGGTAATCATCTAAACAGATAACCGTTACAAAATCTTTTCCAAAGATGTCTGTTATCCGACGTAAAAATGTTGATTTTCCGCACCCAGAATCTCCAGCAACACCAATTAAAACCACGCGATCCGGCTTATTTCCCATCTTCCTCTACCCTAAAAGAAACTGTTGACAACTTAAGATCATTGAATTTAAAGCATTAAAACCTTGACCAATGCCAGCACCGTTGAGTCTTCACCTGATCCGAAGGTGGAGTAAACCTCAACTTTGTCGTAGTGAACGGACTCCCAACTGACAAAAGGCCTTGCACTTAGGCAAGCTAAGTATTTAATACTAACTTTTGTTTCTAATTTTACCAGAAGGGGATCATCCCTACAAGCATTAATTCCAATATATGGCAATCCTATTTGAGTTTTATCCAAAATTCAGGGAACACCGGAAAAGGCAACGGGCAAAAGGCAACGGGCAAAAGGCCCACGGGCGACACCGCAACAAAAGATAATCAACGGCATATTACAGATTCGGGGAAGGTGGGGATTATATCCAATATTCATCAAGTTATTCCTTTTTCATTCCGATGCTGCACACTCAAAGGTATCCGTAGAGACGTGCCACGGCGCGTCTCTCTACTCCAAATTTTTATCGAAAATAAATTATTGAACTTGAGCACCATGGGAACGGGGATCACTACTGCTAGGTTGATCAATATTTAAGGGAGAATTAAAAGCCGAAACTTGACCGATGGCTTGGGTATAGGGAAGGGGATTTTCTGCAATTAAAGACTCTAAATTGGCTTCTAAAATCGGGCGAGGAATTTCGCCAATGGTTTGGGCAATTGTTTCGGCTTTTTGATTCAAATAAACGAAATGAGGAATGCCATCGACTCTATATTTTAGCAGTTCTGGCAACCATTTACTATTATCGACATTCAACATCACAAAATTGAGTTTTTCCGAATATTTATGTTTAATTTCGCTTAATTCTGGGGCCATGGTTTGACAACTGGTACACCAATTTGCATAAAATTCCATTAGGGTCGGTTTGCCATTATTCAAGGCAATATCTAGGGGAATTGATTCTTCCACGAGTTGAGGGAGGGAGGTGGAAGTGGCTTCACTACGAATTGCTAAGAAAACCGAGAGACTCAGAATTATAGCTGCGATAATAATTAAAAAGTTTCTGATCCGTTTGGCTAAATCGGAAGGTTCGGTTGAGGGGGTTGAATGTAATGGGTTTTCGTTCATATTGATATTGTCAAAGATGATAATTATTATTGATGATTTTAGTTTAACAAAATTTTGAACCAAATTGATTAACGTTCTTGTGAAAATTGTTGTAAAATAGAAATGTCAATGAAATATAAAAGGAATAAAAGTCTGTGGTGCGATACTAACTTATCCTGAAATGGACTCTGGGACAAAAATAATTTAGGATTAATCAGATGAAAAAACGAGTGACTTTGACGTTTCCCAAACGTTCTATTCAAATACCGATTACCTATAGATTGGCTAAGGATTTTAATGTAGCTGCTAATATTATTCGCGCTCAAGTTGCGCCGAATCAAGTCGGAAAATTAGTAGTAGAATTATCAGGAGATATTGATGAACTAGAGGCGGCTATTGAGTGGATGCAAACTCAAAATATTGGAGTTTCTTTAGTCGGACGGGAGATTATCATTGATGAGCAAAGTTGTGTGGATTGTGGACTCTGTACTGGAGTTTGTCCGACGGATGCCTTGACCCTGAATCCAGAAACCTTTTATTTGACGTTTACTCGCTCACGGTGTATTGTTTGTGAACAATGTATTCCAGCCTGTCCCCTTCAGGCAATTTCTACTAATCTTTGAAGGGAAATCCCATCTAAAAATTTATTTTTTATCCTAATCTTTCAATGAAATCACAACAACAAATTACAATTATTACTTGGTTTTCCTTTGGATTACTTCTCGTGACTTGTCTGAATTTTGGTTGGTTTTTATTTGAGTCGAGTTGGTATTCTTTGGTTTCTGGTCTATTTTTAATGTTGATTTGGTCAATTGATTTATTCTTTACCCTGCCATTGAATCAATTAAATTCGTTTGTTTTAAAGAAAATCAGAACGGATTTAGGCACATTTTTAATGATTGTGTTTATCTCTATTCTGGGTGTATTTATGCTGACCTGGATTAAGGTTTCTATTAATATTTTATTAATGGTTTCAGCGACAGCTTTAGCTCGGTTAGAGTTACAAACTGCCCGTTTTAAAGATTGGCACTCTTTTATTATTTTATCTATATTATCTACCCTGGGTTTAATATTAGGATGGGGATTAAATCACTATTTTTCCTTCGGACATTTAGAATCCCAGTTTTGTTTACCCTTTCATTTAGGATGTATTCATGTTCCTTATCGTGATAGGTAATGGGGATCACGGATTTAAGAGAATTTCACGGATTTTAATCTGTGTTAATCTGCGTAATCTGCTTAAATTCGTGATAGGTAATGGGAAAAATATAAGTTTGATCTGTAAACTCTTTAACTGATAACTGATGACTGGTACTGGCGGGTTCATCGAGATTTAGATAATTAACAAAGATCTAAAAGAACCCGTCCCTACAACCAATAAATTAATTATTTTAAATCTAATAATCCACTGGTTTTTAATTTGGGATTAAAGCGAATTTCCTCTTGTAATCCTCGGGCTTTTAGTGCGGCAAAAATTTGTTCTTCTACACGACGGGCGATTTGTTTTAACAGTTTTTCTTGACCGATTTCATCGGTTTTTTGATACTGATCTTGTTCTTCTGGAGTCATCAAAGGTTTCACTTGAATTGGATCATTCCAGATAGATTCATCTTCCCCATTACCGGGAGGAATTGAACCATTTTCATCAATCCAAGCCTGTTTAATCCCTTCTAAAATAGTGCGACTCGGCCGATCAATAGTTTGTAACTTCAACCAATAGCAGGCTTGATTTTGACGAATAAAATGTTGTTTTAAACTTAAATATATATCCCTAGAATAGCCTACATATTTTAAATTTTTATCTGAATTAAAAATAGCATAAACTCCGATTTTTCCTTGGATTGATTCGGGAATTTTGCCATTTTCATCCAGATAGGGAATATAGTCCAAACTATTAAGGGAAGGAATTTCGGTTGGAGTAGTCATTGATCCAAAAAATGCTTTCTCCCTGATTTTAAAGGTATTGGTGTCGATTTCTGAAAATTGGATACTAAAGTTTTATTAAGCCAAGCTCCATATTAAGGTTTCGGTCAGAATTTCTGCACCAGTTTAAGGATTATTGTGGAATTTGAGTTAGCATAACTCTAAGATTGTAGTAAGTCAGCCACGACCATGCAGAATAGTGAAGAAGAATTATTAAAACCGTCGCCCCATCCTGTCGATGGGTGGAAGTTAGCCGAGTATGTTTCTATTGCGGGGACAGCAGTGGGAACACTCGTTGCTGCATGGTATCAGCCGATTATATTTGCTGGGACTCCCCTAACTTTGGCCTTAATTTTAAATGTGGTAAATCGCCAACGGTTTGAACAGGATATGCGTCAATATCTGGATGCGGCGATTACGGATGTTCGGATGGTGGTAGAATTGCTGCATCAACAAATTCAACTACTACCCCCGGAGTCGAATGCGAATGAACTTGATCCAATTACGGATGTCCTGACGGAGTTACAACGGGTGACTCAAGGGTTAGAAAAAAATGCCCTGCGACAAGATGATTGGGAAGTTATGAATGTCCGCTTTCAGTTAATCCAAGAAACAATTGATGAATTGAAAACATCAATGGAGACATCAGGACTTAATTTTGAAAAAAACGATCAAGAATCTTTAAACGCAACTTTAGAAGCATTTGTAAATCAGTCAATTACGGATTCAGCAACCATGCAAATACAAATTGATCAGCTTTCTGAACAGGTTAATATCTTACAAACGGAACAGCAAACCCTAATTAAACCTTATATTAAACGCTTAGTTAATGCGGTTAAGGAGTTAAAAAGTCGTTAAATTTTAATCCTATCCCCCCTTTTTTATGGGGCTTAGGGGGATTAGTGGGGGAAAATATCAAGGGATTTATCTATATTCGTCACCACAATCACCAATTATTTCCATCAGATCTTGGGATTGAAAAAGAACGGAATTAATATTTTGATAATCTTCGGAGTCGAGACTAAATTCAAAGACTTTAGCATTATCTTTGATATGGTCGGAAAGCCCTAATCTTGTCCCCACCATGGCTCCAGCAACGGTGGGTTGTTCTAGGATATAACGAACTGCAATATTAGGAATTGTTACTTGATGTTTTTGGGCGATCACATTTAAAGTTTTTAAGAGAGTTTGAAATAAATTCCATCCTCCCCAAGCATTGATCATATTTTTATATTTTTTCAAGCTAACGGTTTCTAAATTAAAGCCATTTGGTTCAGGTTTTCCCAGATATTTTTCCGATAAAAAACCACCACAAAGAACACCATAGGGAAGTAACTTAATATTATGATCTTGACAAAATTCGGTCATTTGAGCTAAAGGACGGCGATCAACTAAAGAAAACTGCACTTGATTGGATACAATTTTAATCCCATTTTCAACAATAATTTTTAAGTGTTGAGTATCAAAATTGGTTAACGCTAAATGTTTGATTTTACCTTCGGTTTGTAGTTGCGCCAGATAATTTAAAGCATCTAAATAATTTTGATCGCGATAATCCCACCAATGAAATTGTAGTAAATCAAGACAATCAACTCCCATACGTTGGCGAGAAATATCAATATTTTTTTCCACCAGGGCTTTTGTGATTTTACCCGGACGGGGAACCCATTTGGTAAAGGCTTGTACCTGAGATAAAGCCTCCTGTCCACGGGTGGAAATTAATTGTCGCCTAAATTCCCCAATAAAATCCTCCGCCGGGCCATAATGATCAGCTAGATCCCAAGTGGTATATCCTGCGTCTAGGTATTTAAACATACTTTCGAGCGCAACGGTGGGATTAATCCGACCATGGGCACCAGAGACTTGCCACATTCCGTTTAAAATGCGACAAATATTTAAGTCTTCTGTGAATTGAAAACGACTAGAATCGGTAAGTTTCATAGGTGATTTCGTTACTTATTTATCAATTTTACTCAGTATTGTCGCTCTCCTGATCGCAACTTTAGTGGGTTTAATAACTTCTCGTTGGATTTTGATTCCTTTGACCCGTTTAAAAGAGGCTGCGATCGCTTTTTCCCAGGGAAATAATGTTACAGCAGTCGCCAGATCTATTGTTTGATCGATTATTTAATCAAAGCCAAAAAATAAAACCTGAGACTAATAAATAATCCCAGGCTCTATTTTATATTTAGTACCCCCAAGGGAATTCGAATCCCTGTCGCCTCCGTGAAAGGGAGGTGTCCTAGGCCTCTAGACGATGGGGGCTTAGGGTGTTTTGCGGTTAACTTTTTCTCGGTTGAGTTTTGGTCACTCGCCTTTCACCTTTATTAATGTAGCCTATATTTTTATCGGTGTCAACCCTTTGAGCAAAATTAGTTTGATCTTTTTTAAATTTGGCTGAAATCCTTTTCACAGAAGGCTTGTAGAACTTTAATACAATTAGCGATCGCTCCCAAATGGGCCAGTTCATAGCCATGGGTGTTCTGAGTCGGGAAACCCAAGCAAGCCGCCCGGGCTACATGGCCAAATTTCATGGCAATAGAAGCGTCACTTCCAAAACCACTAAGAATTGTCAATTGTAACGGGACTCCGGCGGTGGTCGCCGCCTGTCGTAATTGGCTGTTCAAACCTTCGTCATAAACACCATAGCTATCCTGGGACAGCAACACCGGTTTTTCATCCCCTGCAATCGGATATTCCGGGGCAAGGGGGCAAATTTCCAAGGCAATTAACGCCTCTAAGGTTTGTCTTTGGGTAAAATATAGGGCCCCAATTGCTCCCACTTCTTCCTTTGCCGAAGCCACTAAATATATATCAATGGGCGGGTGTTTGACGGTTTCTGCTAAGGCTAATAAAATCGCCAGAGACGCTTTATTATCGAGGGTATAACTAGCAATATAATCTTTAATTCGGATAGGTTTTTTACGATGTTTTCCTACAACTACCCTGGTTCCTGGGCGAATTCCTGCGGTTGCTAATTCTTCCGTTGTGCATTTGGTTTCAATCCAAGTATCTTCCCATTTCAAGGCTTTTTCTTCCTGGTAAACTTTTTGAGTAGATTCATGGGAAATATGACGAGAACCAAAGCTCAAAATACCGCTAAGAGTTTGATGATCTCCTAATAAATCAACCACTCCTTCCCCATAAACCCAAGGAAATGACCCGCCTAATTTTCTAACCGAAACCCGTCCCTTTTCTTCAATGGTTTTGACGATCATGCCAATTTCATCTTTATGGGCGGTAATGGCGATAGCTCTTTCTGAAGTTTTACCAGGAATTTTGGCAATAATATTATCCGCCTGATCTCGCCAAACCTCTACCCCAAGTTCAGAAAATCGTTCTAACAACCATTGATTTATTTCCGATTCTACCCCACTGGGAGAATGTTGCAAAACCAAGTTTTCAATTGTATTAAATAAAGTCTGATAATCCATTTTGTCTGTCCTTAATTCAATTATCCCATCAAGAATTATTAGGATTAGGTTTTAATAATAATGCTACAATTAAAGCTGGGGTTCCGCCAATTAATCCAATGATTAACCATCGGGGATAACTGCGTCCTTTTTCTCGAGCCACAAAAGCTGCGATCGTACCGATAACACCATGAAGAATTGCCAAAATTAAAATCACAGAAGGGTCATTTAAGGAATCAAACATTTTACGCTAAGATAGAAATTATAGCCGAGAACAAATAAATAAAATAAATCGGATTTCCGCTATTTAACTCATGAATTAAAACATAAGCATTGGTTCAGAAACCCGATTTTTATGAAAAATGATTCAATTGGAAGTTTAATCCAAAAATCCCATCAAAGTCATGGGATCATCAATATCATTGCTGGCAATGGGACGGTTCATGATCATTGAGGTAATTTGTAAATGACTGACTTCAATGGGGCGA includes:
- the prk gene encoding phosphoribulokinase — its product is MGNKPDRVVLIGVAGDSGCGKSTFLRRITDIFGKDFVTVICLDDYHCLDRKQRKETGITALDPRANNFDLMYQQVNALKNGISIDKPIYNHETGELDPPERIEPNHIIVIEGLHPLYDERVRSLLDFSVYLDISDEVKISWKIQRDMAERGHRYEDVLAAINARRPDFEAYIDPQKQYADVVVQILPTNLIAEDKEHKVLRVRLVQKEGVEGLEPSYLFDQGSTIYWIPCGRKLTCSYPGLKMYYGPDNYYGNEVSILEVDGQFDNLDEMIYVEGHLSNLSTKYYGEMTHLLRERQEYPGSNNGSGLFQVLVGLKMRATYERLVSANEKVAAAV
- a CDS encoding thioredoxin domain-containing protein, whose protein sequence is MNENPLHSTPSTEPSDLAKRIRNFLIIIAAIILSLSVFLAIRSEATSTSLPQLVEESIPLDIALNNGKPTLMEFYANWCTSCQTMAPELSEIKHKYSEKLNFVMLNVDNSKWLPELLKYRVDGIPHFVYLNQKAETIAQTIGEIPRPILEANLESLIAENPLPYTQAIGQVSAFNSPLNIDQPSSSDPRSHGAQVQ
- a CDS encoding hypothetical protein (iron-sulfur cluster binding protein homolog), which gives rise to MKKRVTLTFPKRSIQIPITYRLAKDFNVAANIIRAQVAPNQVGKLVVELSGDIDELEAAIEWMQTQNIGVSLVGREIIIDEQSCVDCGLCTGVCPTDALTLNPETFYLTFTRSRCIVCEQCIPACPLQAISTNL
- a CDS encoding peptidases M20 and M42, which encodes MDYQTLFNTIENLVLQHSPSGVESEINQWLLERFSELGVEVWRDQADNIIAKIPGKTSERAIAITAHKDEIGMIVKTIEEKGRVSVRKLGGSFPWVYGEGVVDLLGDHQTLSGILSFGSRHISHESTQKVYQEEKALKWEDTWIETKCTTEELATAGIRPGTRVVVGKHRKKPIRIKDYIASYTLDNKASLAILLALAETVKHPPIDIYLVASAKEEVGAIGALYFTQRQTLEALIALEICPLAPEYPIAGDEKPVLLSQDSYGVYDEGLNSQLRQAATTAGVPLQLTILSGFGSDASIAMKFGHVARAACLGFPTQNTHGYELAHLGAIANCIKVLQAFCEKDFSQI